The genomic stretch cgggattttgtcatgttggccaggctggtcttgaactcccgagctcaggcgatccaccctcctcagcatcccaaaatgctgggattacaggcatgagccaccgtgcctggctatgcctggataatttgaaattttttttttgcagagatgagatttcactctattgcccaggttgttttcgaactcctgagctcaggtgatcccctcacctcagcctcccaaagtgctgggattacagatgtgagctgctgtgccctgCCCTGGGATCTCCTCTCAATAAACTACTTGTACTGGAATTATTGTCTTAAGGTCTGCTTTTGGGAAGACCCAAACTAAGACAATGCATGATGATGCATGAACAGAGACTTTGTTTCCATGCTGTCTTTATTGGAGGTCTGTGGCTGGCAGGGTCCTTGGGGGTGGCTCCCTCCTGGATCTCTCAGAGACACTCCTGGCAGGTCTTGGCTTCACAGTCTGGAAAAAGACAAGGGAGTGTGAGGCTTGGGGGTGGTTGTGGTGTGTGGCTGGGTCTGCCCTTCTGGTGGTGGAACCCTGGATCAGGGAGGGGACAGTGGCCCAAAGTGAGAGAGTGAGGACAAAGCCAACTATAGGCCGAGATGGATGTGCTAGTCAATAgcttaatgaaatggagtggcaGTATGTAGGTAGCACGAGATTGTCCAGGTGTGATTCTAAAATTGTTTTAGTGATGGCGATCAAGGGCTGGGATGAGGTCATCAGGTCAGAGTTGTGCTGGCATAAGAGTTGTCATCAGGGGTTAAGGAGTCAGGGACGAAACAAGCAACCTCAGAGTTGAGATTGTCTGGACAGAGAATTGCAACACACAGGATTAAGGACTGGACAGAGGTTGTGAAGGCAAAAGGTCACAGCCTAGGTTCATGTTGTGTGGACAGAGGGCCTTCGGGTAGGGGCAGGGGTGAGGTCAAGGTTCGGCGGGCCAGGATGAGGTGGTGCAGCCTGACAGGTTGTGACTTGGGTAGACAAGTCATGAAGGCCAGGCTGAGGTTGTGAGGGCAGAGGGGCTGTTGGCAGGTGTCAGGGTCCATGCCCTGGCTGGAAAGGTAGAGGTATTAGGAGCTGGGGAAAGGACAGGCTGGCTGGGTCTGGGGCTGAGCTGAGGCTGCATAGGCAGAAGTCACAGGATCAGGGATGTTGCCCGCAGAGTGACCCGCAAAGGCTGGGCCTAGGTTTCCTGAATAGACGTGCCGCCGGGAAGTTGGGGGCCTGGCTGAGGCTGTGCGGGCACAGCTGTTACAGGCAGGGGGCAGGGGCCTCGTGGAGCTTGTGTAGACGGAGGGGCGGCGGGCCGTGTAGTGCAGGCTGCGAAGACTCACCGCGGTGAAGTGCGGCCAGGTGCGCAGCAGGTCGAAGAGCGCGTCGCCGGGGCAGTCGGTGCGCACCAGCTGGCGGTGGCCCAGCAGCGCGTAGTCTGGCCGCAGGAGGCCGGCGCGCACCGCACAACTCGGGAGCGTGTCGCGCACCGTGCGCAGAGCGGCCTCGGTGGGCAGCGCCGCGGTGTAGTTGCCCACTATGGCCACGCCGAAGCCCCGGGAGTTGTGGCCGAGCGTGTGGGCGCCCACCCAGTGCCAGCCGCGTCCCTCGTACACGTAGCCGTCCGAGCCCACCACGAAACTGCAGAGGGGAGGGAGAAGCAAGCACCATGCGGCGTGAGGGGGACCCGGGCCCTTATCCGCTCCCCTCCCCGATTCTGTTGGTGTGCCAAGGGCCACCGACCCCAAGACCCGCGCGGTCGCGCTGCCTGTGTCCCATCCAGCTCTGTTCCACTCTCACACCAGCTGCCACTCCAGGACCGTTCGGTTTCTCTGGATCCGCCCTTCAGTACTGGCACGCCCCTTTCTGCCCTTCTCCTCCCCACCTCTGCCTTTTCTCAAGCCCAGTTCTTGCCCAATTCAGAGCGCTTTtctgtttttggggttttttttctttccttccttcctttcttccttcctttcttccttccttctttcttttttttttttttttgatggagtttcactcttgtcgctgaggctgaagtgcaagggcgcgatctcggctcactgccacctccacctcccgagttcaagcgattctcctgcctcagcctccggagtagctgggattacaggcgcccgccaccacgcccgtctaatttttttttaatttttatttttagtagagacggtgtttcgccatgttggccaggctggtctcgaactcctgacctcaggttatctgccctcctcggcctcccaaagtgctgggattacaggcgtgagccactgtgcccagccttctcccctcccctcgccacccctcccttcttcccttcccttcccttttggagacggagtttcgctcttgtagcccaggctggagtgcaacgacgcgatctcggctcactgcaacctccgcttcccaggttcaagtgattctcccgtctcagcctcccgactagctgggattacaggcatgcaccaccacgcccggctaattttgtatttttagtagagacggggtttctccatgttggccaggctggtctagaactcccgacctcaggtgatccacccgcctcagcctcccaaagtgctgggattacaggcgttagccaccgctcgcggcctccttcttcttttcgagacgggttctcgctctgtcactcaggctagagtgcagagatGCGATCATAACTCACTcaagcctcgaactcctgggctctagcgatcctcccaccttagcctgccgagtagctgggactacaggcgcgcaacaccatgcccagctttttttttttttttttttttttttttgagacggagtctcgctctgtcgcccaggctggagtgcaatggcgcgatctcggctcactgcaggctccgcctcccgggttcacgccattctcctgcctcagcctcccaagtagctgggactacaggcgcccgccatcacgcctggctaatttttttgtatattttagtagagacggggtttcaccgtgttagccaggatggtctcaatcttctgacctcgtgatcctcccgcctcggcctcccaaagtgctgggattacaggcgtgagccactgcgcctggcctttttaagttttttttgtttgtagagatgggtggtgtgtggggggggtgtcttcctatattgctcaggctggtctcgaactcctgggctccagcgatcctctcttctcagcctcccaaagtggtgagattacaggcgggagccaccgcaccaggcctccTTGTCTGTTTTAGGCCATCTCTGCCTGGCCCCAGACCCAGACTCTGCCACAGGTCCCGCTCCTCTCCCAGATCCCGCCTCCTGTACTAGTTCTCTACCCTGACTCGAGTCCCATGATTTAGCTATTCCCGGTCCCTATTAAGGCCCCGCCCCTAGCCTAAGCCACGCCACCTCTCCAACTTTGCTCTACCTATCAGGACTTCTCCTTGGTCTTGCCAGCTTTCCTCGGGTTCAAGCCCGGTCCCCTGCATCAGGCTCCGCCCACTCAGACCCCATCCCCGAAAGtgggccccgccccctccccggtCGGGCCCCTCCTACCTGTAGCCGATGTCTCCCCAGCCTTGCGTGTCCTGGTGGTAGCGCTGCATGGAGCGCATGTTGGCTGCGCAGCGCGTGAAGTCCGTGCAGGGTGGTGCAGGCACGTAGGTGTGATGCACGTACAAGAATCCCAGCGGCAGCTGCAGCAGCTTCGGGCGGCCCCGATAAGGCGCCGCTCCCCAGCGGCAGCGGGGGTGGATGGCCGGGCATCCTACAGGCAAGGGGGTTGAAGGCTGGGGTCAGGAACTGTTTCTCTGCCTGTTCCTCCACCCGCATTAAAGCGCACATACAGACcatccctcagcctcctctcAGATTTGGAAAGGGTCCAGTCTCACCCCACATTGGTCCTCCCTGGGGACCAACTAACTATACTCAactaaatctattttatttttattaaaaaaaattgggggtGGGCCGGACGTAGTGGgtctcacctgtagtcccagcagtttgggaggacgaggtgggtggatcacttgaggtcaggagtttgagaccagcctggccaacatggtgaaacccggtctctactaaaaatacaaaaatcaaccaggcatggtggcacatgcctgtaatcccagctacttgggaagctgaggcatgagacaacttgcttgagcctgggaggtggaggttgcagtgagctgagattgtgctattgcacaccagcctgggtgacagagcaagactctgtccccccaaaaaaaaattgggggtgggggcaggcatggtggctcactcctgtaatcaatcccacactttgggaggcgaggtgggtggattgcttgagcccaggagttcaaggccagcctgggcaacatagtgagacctcattttctagaaaaaaagaaatcagatttcccaaagcaatctacagattcaatgcaatctctatcaaaatatcaatgtcatttttcacagaattagacaaAACTACCCTGAAATTCGCaaggaaccaaaaatgagcccaaatagcaaaagcaattctaagcaaaacgAGCctggtatcacattacctgacttcaaattatactacaatactatagtaaccaaaacagcatggtactgttacaaaaatagacacatagaccaatggaatgaaatagagaaccCGAagtaaagctgcacacctacaaacAATAATTTTCAACTAAgtcgacaaaaataagcaatgggaaaaggactgcctattcagtaaatggtgctaatggtgctgggacaactggccaaccatatgcagaagaatgaaactggacccctaactcttactatatacaaaaattaactcaaggacagatgcgctggctcacgcctgtaatcccagcaattttggaggctgaggtgggtggatcacctgaggtcaagagtttgagaccagcctggccaacatggtgaaacctcgtctctactaaaaatacaaaaattagccgggcatggtggtaggtacctgtaatcccagctatgtgggaggctgaggcaggagaatcgcttgaacccaggaggcagaggttgcagtgagctgagatcacatctttgcactccagcctgggcaacagagcaaaaactctgtctcaaaaaaaaaaaaaattactcaagatAGATTATagacttacatgtaagacctgaaactctaaaataccagaagaaaacctaaggaAAACGCTTCTGAACATTGggctaggcaaagaattcatgactaagacctcaaaagcacagagcaaaagaaacaaagtagacaaatgggacttaattaaaccaaaaagcttctgcacaccaaagaTATAATCAACAGAACGAACAGACaaccttcagaatgggagaaaatatttgcaaactatgcactgGTATGggactaatacccagaatttacaaggaactcaaacaattcaagaaagaaaagaaagaaagaaagaaagaaaaagaaagaaagaaaaagaaagaaagaaagaaacccactAAAAAGCGGGCAAAAGAcattaatagacatttttcaaaagaagatatacacatggcCAATAGGCAaaggaaaacatgctcaacatcaccaatcatcagagaaatgcaaattaaaaccacaatgagatatcatcttactctaatcagaatagctattattaaaaagacagaaaagccgGGTgatggctcacgactgtaaccccagcactttgggaggctgaggtgggtggatcacctgaggttaggagtttgagaccagcctgggccaacatggtgaaactctgtctctactaaaaatacaaaaattagccgagcatggtggcaggcacctgtaatcccagctacttaggaggctgaggcaggagaaacgcttgaacccaggaggtggagattgcagtgagccgagattgtgccattgcactccagcctgggagacaagagtgaaactctgtctaaaaacaaaacaaaacaaaacaaaaataataataataataataaattggaactatcattcaatccagcaatcccactactggatatctacccaaaggaaaataaatcattatattaaaaagatacctgcattCACATGTTGATcagggcactattcacaatagcaaaggtaaGAAAttaacttaagtgtccatcaaaagagaattggataaagaaaatatgatatatattacagGCCTGGATGGCTCTGGGTCTGAGAGCCCTGGACGAAGGTCAGGCCCAGGTTTCCAGCTAGGGTGATTGCCAGGAGGTTGTCTACAGTGGTCGGCAggaaatggaatactactcagccgtaaaaaatgacataatgtcggctgggcatggtggctcacgcccataatcctagcactttgggaggccgaggtgggtggatcacgaggtcaggagatcgagaccaccctgataaaatggtgaaactccgtctctactaaaaatacaaaaaattactcagacatggtggcacatgcctgtagtcccagctactcgggaggctgagacaggagaattgcttgaacccaggaggcggaggttgcagtgagctgagattgtgccactgcactccagcctgggcaacagagagagactcaaaaaaaaaaaaaaaaaaagaagaaagaatgtcttttgcagcaacatggatggaactggaggccattatctcaAGTGAAACAAGTCaaacacagaaaggcaaatactgtaagttctcacttgtaaatgggagctaaataatgtgtatgcATGGATGTAACGTTTGGAAAGACAGATAGTGGAAATTCAGAagggtgagggagagagaggagggaggatgaTGACAGATTGCTTAATGGGTTGATGTATGTTATTGGAGTGATGGGTACCTAAAAGCCCAGACTTGACCACTATGCAATCTATGCGAGAAACAAGGTTacacttgtaccccataaattaatgcaaataaatataatgaagcaaaacaaaattagatGAACTCCTATTCATCCCTCAAGGCCCAACTCTGGCATTTCCTCACCTGTGCAGCTGTCCCACCCACCCCCGACCAGATCCCTTATTGCCCCCTCTGGACTCTCCTAGTCCTCAACTTCCCTGAATATACGGGGTGGGGGTGTCTGTATCTGTAATGGGAAGGATCACAGGGTGTGGGGAACTTCCTCACCCAGGAAGGCCTCAGTGAACTCCTTGGTAGCATTGGCAGCCACCTGGGCCAGCTGTTCTTGGCTCATGCACTGAAGCTGGGGGTGTACTGGCTCCAGCCTCTGTAGAAGGACAAGGGTTCCCCACACCTGCTGGGCCAGGATGGAGGCTGAAGTCAGAGCAGCACCATTCTGCCGTCGGAAGTTGCTGCGGAACCCTGGGTCTCTGGCCACCCCAGCCCCATAGTACTGGCTCAGCAAGTGGCTGAGGGATGGCTGGGGCTCAGGAGTCCGGCTCAGGTAGTCTCCAAGGATGACCCCATCCAGGGCGCCATTGAGGAAGGCCATGGTTAACAGAGATGCCTTGGGGTCCAGAAGCATAAAGGTCCGAGGGGCAGAGAGCTGGTCCCAGCAGCCTTCAGTTCCCAGGTCTGGATGTCTCTGGGTCTGGGAACCTCGGAGGAAGGTCAGGCCCAGGTTTCCAGCCAGGGTGACTGCCAGGAGGCTGTCCACCATGGTCGGTGGGGACTTGGCTTTGGCATCTGGCAAGGAAGCTTGGACATCTGGACAgccttttgtagcatctggagtGTTGGCTCCAATATCTGCAGTGGTGACATCTGGAGAGCCATCCCTGAGTCCTGGGGAGGAGGTGGCTCTTACATCTGGAGCAATGGCCACAACATCTGGAAAGGTGTCTCCAGTCTCCCAAGGGGCAGCCATGCTGTCCAAGGGCAAATTTATGACCCTGCGCCCTTGCAGCCCTGCCTCCAGCCCCGCCAGCAGAGGCTCCACAGCCACGGTTGAGCCATCGGGTGCCAGCACCACCCCATATTCCTTCCCTTCTCGTACGTCATGTCGGGCCACCTCCTTGGTCAGGCCTAGCAGCTCTGGGCTTAGTGGGCAGGGATCCAACTCTGTAGCATTGAGGCTCCGTGCCCCCAGCAGGAAGTGGTAGAGGCGATTGTGGGGGCCGGAGTTTGGAGCTGACATCAGCCACGCAGAAGCTGTGTGTCTGGCCTTGGCAGCTGGCACTTTCTGCTCCAGCTCAGCCagggcctggatgacagagtccatgagcaggggcagggaggctgcaggagGAAAGAATGTGTTAGCCCAGCCCCACCCATTCCTGAGCCTCCTCGTATTGATTCCACATCTTCCCAATGCTCCCAGCCCTCCATCTGATAACCCCATGACCCCCAACACTATCCTTGtgtagatgaggaaagtgaggtacACAGACTGTTGCCTGTTGGTTAAGGAGCTCAGACTGTCTGTGAGTACTGGGGAGCCATGGCAGATTTATGAGCAGGACAGAGGTGTGACGAACCTGGCATTCTAAGACTCCTTTCTTAGGCTTAGATTTATTAGGCTGCCATAAGGAAATGGATTTTTGGGGTGCCAGGATAGAAAAGGGGAGACAGTGTGGAGGTGAGAGATGAAGGTGGCAGAAGGTAGGTAGTGACATTGCAGTGGACAAAAGTGGAAGAGTCCCCAGATCTTGAGAGGGAGAGATGGATGGTCTTTTGTAATGAATTGAAGTTAAAAATTGGGGATGTTAGAGGGAAAGGTATTTTGAAAGATGCCTGGGACTGGctgtggtggcttaggcctgtaatccctgcactttgggaggctgaggtgagtggatcacctgagatcaggagttcaaggccagcctggccaacaccgtgaaaccccgtctctaataaaaatacaaaaattagccaggcatggtggtgtgtgcctgtaatcccagctacttgggaggctgagatgggagaatcacttgaacatgggaggtggaggttgcagtgagccgagattgcgccactgcactccagcctgggtgacagagcaagactttgtctcaaaaaaaaaaaaaaaaaaaaaatgccagacgcagtggctcacacctgtaatcccagcactttaggaggcagaggcgggtggatcacctgaggtcgggagttcaggaccagctggatcaacatggcgagactccgtcactactaaaaatacaaaaattagctgggcgtggtggcacacacctgtaaccccagctactcaggaggctgaggcaggagaactgcttgaacccgggaggcagaggttgcagtgagccaagaaccccccactgcattccagcctgggtgacagagtgagactccatcataaaataaataaaataaaataaaataaaataaaataaataaaaataaaataaaataaaaaataaaaataaaataaataaaataaaataaaataaaataaaataaaataaaataaaataaaatggcctgGAAGGCAGGGGGAAGAGCAGGATGGGCTTGTGCCATGTTGGGGAAATGTCAGTGGCTGAACTGCAAACCTAGAAATGCTAAGTTAGGCTCAGAGCTGGTTCAGAGATGGGTTATCAAATAATAGCTAactcgccgggcgcggtggcacgtgcctgtagtctcagctactcgggaggctgaggctggaggatcgcttgagtccaggagttctgggctgtagtgcgCTATGCCGATCGGGTGTCCGCACTAAGTtcggcatcaatatggtgacctcccgGGAGCaggggaccaccaggttgcctaaggaggggtgaaccgGCCCAGGTCGGAAacggagcaggtcaaaactcccgtGCTGATCAAATAATAGCTAActttcagtaaacatttactatgtgctagcTACTAGTCTAGTTgacttatatattaataatttaacgCAGTTAATCTTCACAACCCTTGTGAGGTAGGTCCTTTTAGCCCCTGTCTTAGTACAttggtgctgctataacagatctctgaggttgggtaatttatgaaaaacagaaatttggccaggtgtgctggctcatgcctgtaatcccagcactttgggaggccgaggcaggcggatcacttgaggtcaggagtttgagaccagcctggccaacatggtgaaaccccgtttctactaaaaatacaaaagttagatgggtgcggtggtgggcgcctgtaatcccagctacttggggggctgaggcaggaggctctcttgaacccgggaggtggaggttgcagtgagctgagatcatgcggctgcactccaggctgggcaacagagtgagactctgtcaaaaaaaaaaaaaaaaaaaaagaacagacatttatttctcatagttctagaggctgggaagtccaagatcaaagcactgGCATTTGGGACTTCCTAGCCTGCAGAACTGCAAGAAagtaaatttctcttctttacaAATTTACTCAGTTTCAGGTACCCTGGCCTATATAGAAGCACAAAGCGACTAAGATGGTGTCCCTTTAAAGATGAGGcatctgaagcacagagaggttaagttacctgcctaaggtcacacaggaaggaagtggcagaggcaggatttgcctttgtctttttttttgttttttttttgttgtttttttgagacggagtcttgctctatcatccaggctggagtgcagtagtgctcagctcactgcaacctcctgagttcaagcaattttctggcctcagcctcctgggtagctaggattacaggtgcctgccaccacgcctggctaatttttggtatttttagtagagatggggtttcaccatgttggccaggctagtctcgatctcctgatctcaagtgatctgcctgccttgatctcccaaagtgctgggattacaggcctggacAGTAGTAGAATTTGAATCCAGGAAGTCTTACTCGACACACTCTCCTGTCTAGAATCTAGGTTCTTCTCCAGTCCACCACCTAACCTGTGTAGCTTTGCTCTTCTCTGCAAAAAATGCTCTTTCTGGCTTCTCCCCcaaatcatttctctttcttcctagcCTAGCTCTTAtgtctcctcctccaggaagccttccctactTTTGCTCCCCAGGCCCCAGATTCCTTCCCTTATCCTTGCCTTGACTTTGTGGAGCTGGGAATATCTATGTCCCCATGCTGGAGCTTCTTTGAGAGCTTGAGTCTCCAGCCTCACTCCATGCAGGGCAAGACATAGATGGGACAGTAGTACGCCTTCTGCAGAGCCAAGAGGTTTGGTCCCAGGACTCTGCCCCCTGACTCACCTGTCCCTGGGTCTGACCACAATAGCAATCCGAGTAGGATCCAGAGGACACCCTGGGCCATTGTTGCAGGATTCCAGCTTCCAAGGGGTATTTCTGGTTGGCCTCGGCAGAGAACCTCGGCAGTGCTGGAGGGAGACAGGCACAGAGAACTGAGCAGAGCCTTTGACCACTGTCAAAGTCCAGCGGCGAATGACAGACCTGCCTCTCGTAGAGCTGTGGGCGGGAGGCAGCAGGGACATGGGGCAGCGTACCCTGGGTCAAGGTCATCTGGGCATCATGGTCTCCCCCAGTCTCTTCTGTCCCTCCTAGGCTGAGGTCAGTGGTCAGTAAGCCAGGCCCATCCCCGGAGGGGCCTGGAGACCAGGTGGTTCAGACTCCATAAACTCTGCCCATTCTCCAGTGAGGTGGACCGAGGCAACCCCTCAAGTCCTGTCCCTCCCCATAGTGACGGCTCTGTAGCCGCTGCTGGCCACCAGAGGGGACTCTCAGCTGCCGCCTGCTGTACTGGTAAGACCGGCTGTgttgagggagaggagagaagcagAGGCCTGAAGTTGGCACtgccttctgctttttttttgcaaCCAACACTTCAGGCTAAGGCACAGCATCGGTGCGGGGGCTGAGGACAGTGTTTGCTGAGGCCTGAAGTTGGCACTgcctcctgcttttttttgcaaCCAACACTTCAGGCTCAGGCAGAGCATGGGTGCAGGGGCCGAGGACAGTGTTTGCTGAGGCCTGCTCTGAGCCCATGGGGACCAGGGGCTGTCACCTCTCATCCAGTTCCAGCCCTTGATTTCAAGCCACCAGCAGTAGCTGAGAGCAGGGGTTGAGCTTGAGTGTTCAGGACCCTGGCATTGTCCCAGGAGCTGACTTCTGGACTCACCTGGGCTGACAGTGAAATGTCCTTCCTCTTCTCCGGGTGCCCGTGACTGAGACCTGCAGAATGGGCCCATCTCCCCTTTATTCTGGCATCAGATAGGGCAGGTTGACATGACTGGGCTGTTGTGTATGTAAATTGCTTCCCTGTGGGGCTCCCACCTCAAAACCAGCCCGGGGAGTTTCCAGGAGACCCACCGGCTGGAGACTCAGCCAGGGCGGGCCTGGGAATGTCCAGCCTGAGCCAGGCCTGGGATTCCCCTGGGGGCCACCCCTGGGGCCTCCTCAGGTGTCCTCTTTCTGGGGACCTCCCAGAAAAAAGCTGGGCACATAGTGGAAGCTCAGGATGTAGGGTGCTACGTGATAGAGTGAATGGGGGACACTTCCCATGGGAGTAAGAGACAATGTCCTCCTCCAAGCTCGTTTCCCAGGATTTGGGGATAGGAGCTTTGCCTGGGAGAACCATGTGAAGGTTGTGGGCTGAGGCAGGGACTAGGTTGAGGCATCCTCCTTGCCGCAAAATTTAAGGCAGTGTTGAAAATCTAAGtcaccaataattttttttttttttgagacggagtctcgctctgtcacccaggctggagtgcaatggcactatctcagctcactacaacctccacctcccagattcaagcaattctcctgcctccctgcctcagcctaccaagtagctcagattacaggcatgcgccaccatgcctggctaatttttgtatttttagtagagacggggttttgccatgtaggccaggctggtcttgaacccctgactcaggtgatccacccaacttggcctaccaaattgctgggattacaagcgtgagccaccatgcccggctgataaataattttaagacttttttagaacagttttattattattattatttttaaagatggagtcttgctatgctggccaggttggtcttaaactcttggcctcaagcaatcctcctgcctcggcctcccgaagtgctaggattacaggcgtgagccactgcacccagctttattttttattttattattattattttttgaggcagggtctccctctgtcacccaggctggagtgtagggctcactgcagccctgcctcccaggttcaagtgattctcctgcctcagcctcccaaggagctgagattacaggtgcccatccaccacttccagttaatttttgtatttttagtagagacggggtttcagcatgttggccaggctggtctcaaactcccaacctcgggtgatccacccgtcttggcctctcaaagtgctgggattacaggctttttt from Pan paniscus chromosome 20, NHGRI_mPanPan1-v2.0_pri, whole genome shotgun sequence encodes the following:
- the PGLYRP2 gene encoding N-acetylmuramoyl-L-alanine amidase isoform X3, encoding MAQGVLWILLGLLLWSDPGTASLPLLMDSVIQALAELEQKVPAAKARHTASAWLMSAPNSGPHNRLYHFLLGARSLNATELDPCPLSPELLGLTKEVARHDVREGKEYGVVLAPDGSTVAVEPLLAGLEAGLQGRRVINLPLDSMAAPWETGDTFPDVVAIAPDVRATSSPGLRDGSPDVTTADIGANTPDATKGCPDVQASLPDAKAKSPPTMVDSLLAVTLAGNLGLTFLRGSQTQRHPDLGTEGCWDQLSAPRTFMLLDPKASLLTMAFLNGALDGVILGDYLSRTPEPQPSLSHLLSQYYGAGVARDPGFRSNFRRQNGAALTSASILAQQVWGTLVLLQRLEPVHPQLQCMSQEQLAQVAANATKEFTEAFLGCPAIHPRCRWGAAPYRGRPKLLQLPLGFLYVHHTYVPAPPCTDFTRCAANMRSMQRYHQDTQGWGDIGYSFVVGSDGYVYEGRGWHWVGAHTLGHNSRGFGVAIVGNYTAALPTEAALRTVRDTLPSCAVRAGLLRPDYALLGHRQLVRTDCPGDALFDLLRTWPHFTATVKPRPARSVSERSRREPPPRTLPATDLQ
- the PGLYRP2 gene encoding N-acetylmuramoyl-L-alanine amidase isoform X2 gives rise to the protein MGLSDGGLGALGRCGINTRRLRNGWGWANTFFPPAASLPLLMDSVIQALAELEQKVPAAKARHTASAWLMSAPNSGPHNRLYHFLLGARSLNATELDPCPLSPELLGLTKEVARHDVREGKEYGVVLAPDGSTVAVEPLLAGLEAGLQGRRVINLPLDSMAAPWETGDTFPDVVAIAPDVRATSSPGLRDGSPDVTTADIGANTPDATKGCPDVQASLPDAKAKSPPTMVDSLLAVTLAGNLGLTFLRGSQTQRHPDLGTEGCWDQLSAPRTFMLLDPKASLLTMAFLNGALDGVILGDYLSRTPEPQPSLSHLLSQYYGAGVARDPGFRSNFRRQNGAALTSASILAQQVWGTLVLLQRLEPVHPQLQCMSQEQLAQVAANATKEFTEAFLGCPAIHPRCRWGAAPYRGRPKLLQLPLGFLYVHHTYVPAPPCTDFTRCAANMRSMQRYHQDTQGWGDIGYSFVVGSDGYVYEGRGWHWVGAHTLGHNSRGFGVAIVGNYTAALPTEAALRTVRDTLPSCAVRAGLLRPDYALLGHRQLVRTDCPGDALFDLLRTWPHFTATVKPRPARSVSERSRREPPPRTLPATDLQ
- the PGLYRP2 gene encoding N-acetylmuramoyl-L-alanine amidase isoform X1, with product MAQGVLWILLGLLLWSDPGTASLPLLMDSVIQALAELEQKVPAAKARHTASAWLMSAPNSGPHNRLYHFLLGARSLNATELDPCPLSPELLGLTKEVARHDVREGKEYGVVLAPDGSTVAVEPLLAGLEAGLQGRRVINLPLDSMAAPWETGDTFPDVVAIAPDVRATSSPGLRDGSPDVTTADIGANTPDATKGCPDVQASLPDAKAKSPPTMVDSLLAVTLAGNLGLTFLRGSQTQRHPDLGTEGCWDQLSAPRTFMLLDPKASLLTMAFLNGALDGVILGDYLSRTPEPQPSLSHLLSQYYGAGVARDPGFRSNFRRQNGAALTSASILAQQVWGTLVLLQRLEPVHPQLQCMSQEQLAQVAANATKEFTEAFLGCPAIHPRCRWGAAPYRGRPKLLQLPLGFLYVHHTYVPAPPCTDFTRCAANMRSMQRYHQDTQGWGDIGYSFVVGSDGYVYEGRGWHWVGAHTLGHNSRGFGVAIVGNYTAALPTEAALRTVRDTLPSCAVRAGLLRPDYALLGHRQLVRTDCPGDALFDLLRTWPHFTAVSLRSLHYTARRPSVYTSSTRPLPPACNSCARTASARPPTSRRHVYSGNLGPAFAGHSAGNIPDPVTSAYAASAQPQTQPACPFPSS